Proteins encoded together in one Candidatus Neomarinimicrobiota bacterium window:
- a CDS encoding sugar ABC transporter permease yields the protein MEPLTMKRKSKNPENRIGYLMSLPYTLYFLLFVGFPLVFSFILIFHKWNVITPMEWVGLRNFIRLSQDKLFFQSILNTLKFLIIHIPLQIVVALLLAVLLNQKIKARGFFRAVYFLPVIVSGVVITLLWRQLYAYDSGLLNTLLTKLGLSRIPWITHPDWAMPSIAIMATWKNVGLYIVLFLVGLQGIPRYLYEAAEIDGARPVQQFFFITLPALNSTIVLVIILSTIGGFSLFIEPFVMTGGGPVNSTLSAMLYIYNQAFYFGHMGYAATLGFFFAVIVLIIVLIQKKLVEQKDT from the coding sequence ATGGAACCGCTCACGATGAAACGAAAAAGCAAAAATCCCGAAAACAGAATAGGCTATCTGATGAGCCTGCCCTACACCCTTTATTTTCTCCTTTTTGTCGGTTTTCCACTTGTTTTTTCCTTTATCCTGATTTTCCATAAATGGAATGTTATCACCCCTATGGAATGGGTTGGTTTGCGGAATTTTATCCGACTTTCTCAGGATAAACTCTTTTTTCAATCCATCCTCAATACCCTCAAATTTCTTATTATTCATATCCCTCTTCAAATCGTGGTTGCCCTGCTTCTGGCAGTTTTACTCAATCAAAAGATCAAAGCACGGGGCTTTTTCCGTGCAGTCTATTTCCTGCCGGTGATTGTCTCAGGAGTGGTGATTACCCTTTTATGGAGACAACTGTATGCCTATGATTCAGGCCTGTTGAATACCCTTCTGACCAAATTGGGTTTATCACGCATTCCATGGATTACCCATCCGGACTGGGCCATGCCATCCATTGCCATTATGGCGACCTGGAAGAACGTAGGATTATATATTGTCCTTTTTCTGGTAGGTCTTCAGGGCATCCCCCGTTATTTGTATGAAGCCGCGGAAATTGACGGAGCAAGGCCTGTTCAGCAATTCTTTTTTATTACCCTGCCTGCCCTGAACAGCACCATAGTCCTTGTGATTATCTTATCCACTATCGGTGGTTTTTCCCTCTTTATTGAACCCTTCGTCATGACCGGCGGCGGACCTGTCAACAGCACGTTGTCTGCCATGCTGTATATTTACAATCAGGCGTTTTATTTCGGTCACATGGGCTATGCTGCCACACTGGGGTTTTTCTTTGCTGTAATTGTGCTGATAATTGTGTTGATTCAAAAGAAACTCGTGGAGCAGAAAGACACATGA
- a CDS encoding glycosidase: MITLRRISKDPIFLPDPEHEWERAAVFNAGAVYENGRFHMIYRATNIGGHARYGEYINQLGYATSDDLIHWDRREEPIVKNDVPQELRGPEDPRIVKIDDTFYMTYTGFGNRFPGDYRICLATSRDLIHWDRKGILLDEENKNSAFFPRKINGEYILLHRRHPDIWIAYSKDLKHFYNHTKIMTTINDDWQSARIGIAGPPVKHPEGWLLFYHAVDETNTYRLGVALLEYDDPTKILARQSRPVIEPELDWEIHGFVPNVIFSCATMETKDQYVVIYAGADTVIGAAVVDKRDLIFEEKDRIKV, encoded by the coding sequence ATGATCACACTACGCAGAATTTCAAAAGATCCGATTTTTTTACCCGATCCGGAACATGAATGGGAACGGGCAGCTGTTTTTAATGCAGGAGCCGTATACGAAAACGGACGATTTCATATGATTTACAGAGCGACCAACATCGGTGGTCATGCCCGTTATGGTGAATATATTAATCAACTGGGGTATGCCACCAGTGATGATCTGATTCACTGGGATAGGCGGGAAGAACCCATTGTAAAAAATGATGTTCCCCAGGAATTGAGAGGACCTGAGGATCCGCGAATTGTAAAAATCGACGATACCTTTTATATGACCTATACAGGCTTTGGAAACCGCTTTCCCGGCGATTACCGGATTTGTCTGGCTACCAGCAGGGATCTGATTCACTGGGACCGGAAAGGAATCCTTTTGGATGAAGAAAACAAAAACTCCGCCTTTTTTCCCAGAAAAATCAACGGTGAATACATCCTGTTACACCGTCGCCATCCTGATATCTGGATTGCCTATTCCAAAGATCTGAAACACTTTTACAACCATACAAAAATCATGACAACCATCAACGATGATTGGCAAAGTGCCCGTATCGGAATTGCCGGACCACCTGTAAAACATCCGGAGGGATGGCTCCTGTTCTATCATGCTGTGGATGAAACCAATACATACCGTTTGGGTGTTGCGCTGCTGGAGTATGATGATCCCACCAAGATTCTGGCCCGTCAATCCCGGCCTGTCATTGAACCCGAACTGGACTGGGAAATTCATGGTTTTGTGCCCAATGTAATCTTCAGTTGTGCCACCATGGAAACGAAAGATCAGTATGTCGTGATTTATGCCGGTGCGGATACCGTTATCGGAGCGGCTGTCGTGGATAAACGTGATCTGATTTTTGAAGAGAAAGACCGGATAAAAGTATGA
- a CDS encoding T9SS type A sorting domain-containing protein, producing MNKYRGCRQALARLSFCVIIGFSVSFADQISIPRVEQMPNLPQPYLMRNWKQVAIDYDNLVFDLNRTGQYLPLIWINTNTFNYPSHNSFGLHTVVGTPYPGNAEAINVLPAVIGATLVGIDKSNQNGHNWVLGCEEWFNRRPEENVYLNGPTAQSGDDWWYAMMPNVFFYQLYDLYPGTGDFDFQFVSVADQWLRAVEVMGGSATPWNRAHMNYRGWYLSTMTPHTEGITEPESAGSIAWILYNAYVQTGNRRYLMGAEWAMEFLNGFSTNAAYELQLPYGVYIAARMNAELGTTYNVDKMLNWCFNPEENVRQWGVTLGNWGGYDCYGLVGEALYDGYAFVMNGFEMAGALVPMVRYDDRYARAIGKWVLNLANASRLFYANYLPADHQDGEAWAYEYDTTACIAHESMREFAIGSGVSPFATGDAISGGWGATNFALYGSSHVGILGGIIDTTEIPGILQLDLCKTDYFQKNSYPSYLYYNPYDENKTVTLNTGPAVVDLYDVVSNQILKTGISGKTEITIPADGVILAVLIPAGGNITYVEEKMLVNGIVADYYSGRPVSNHPPRIKALATDSATVLFNQTVTLYCTAADRDLDALTYLWTNGNDTLDGNAPSISWTAPSADTLVTVYCFVSDGTAEPVRDSLMISVIEAFNHNPVIEELIASARKINRSDTTTIYCRASDPDADPLNFTWTTKSGTLTGSDSVVTWIAPDSAGYFYVVCSIDDARGGYDTDSIGIVVRDSSGAQTGEPVAWYPFNGDATDDSGLNNHGIVNGAVLTANRFDNANCAYSFNGTNQNIRVPNSASLNFTEAISVSFWMNASELYSSRESYPISHGNWENRWKISIIPEKRIRWTIKTTDGIKDLDSQIKVSTNTWYHIVGLFDGRNIELFINGNLDAHATFSGTLLTTSIDLMIGQVLPNVTEYNFKGTLDDIAIYDYALSLEEIAELYSVTSGNRNNDNELPESFQLSQNYPNPFNPATTIHYDIPKAGHVKLQIFDISGRLIETLVDEYKTAGSYSHIWNSSHISSGIYLYRLQADELTFVKKCVKLK from the coding sequence ATGAATAAATACAGAGGGTGCCGCCAGGCATTGGCCAGACTTTCCTTCTGTGTGATAATCGGATTTTCTGTATCCTTTGCGGATCAGATTTCTATTCCCCGTGTAGAACAAATGCCGAATCTGCCACAACCCTATCTGATGCGAAACTGGAAACAGGTGGCCATTGATTATGACAACCTCGTTTTTGATCTGAACCGGACAGGTCAATATTTACCCTTGATATGGATTAACACCAATACTTTCAATTATCCCAGCCACAACAGCTTCGGTCTTCATACCGTTGTGGGAACTCCTTATCCGGGCAATGCAGAAGCCATTAATGTGTTGCCTGCTGTAATCGGAGCCACTCTGGTTGGCATTGACAAAAGCAACCAAAATGGACACAACTGGGTGCTGGGTTGTGAGGAGTGGTTCAACCGAAGACCGGAAGAGAATGTCTATTTGAATGGCCCTACCGCCCAAAGCGGGGATGACTGGTGGTATGCCATGATGCCCAATGTGTTCTTTTACCAATTATATGACCTGTATCCCGGAACGGGAGATTTTGACTTTCAGTTTGTATCGGTGGCTGATCAGTGGCTGAGAGCCGTGGAAGTCATGGGCGGCAGTGCTACGCCCTGGAACCGGGCACACATGAACTACAGGGGCTGGTACCTTTCCACCATGACACCCCACACGGAAGGCATAACGGAACCTGAATCCGCCGGATCCATCGCATGGATTTTATATAACGCTTATGTACAAACAGGAAATCGCCGGTACCTGATGGGTGCCGAATGGGCCATGGAATTCCTGAATGGCTTTTCTACTAATGCTGCCTATGAACTTCAGCTACCTTATGGCGTGTATATTGCTGCACGCATGAATGCAGAACTGGGAACCACATACAATGTGGACAAAATGCTCAACTGGTGTTTCAATCCGGAGGAAAATGTCCGGCAGTGGGGTGTAACCCTGGGAAACTGGGGCGGTTACGACTGCTATGGTTTGGTGGGGGAAGCTCTTTATGACGGCTATGCCTTTGTCATGAACGGGTTTGAAATGGCCGGAGCACTGGTGCCCATGGTCCGATACGATGACCGATACGCCCGGGCCATCGGCAAATGGGTATTGAATCTGGCCAATGCTTCCCGCCTTTTTTATGCCAATTACCTGCCGGCAGATCACCAGGATGGCGAAGCCTGGGCCTATGAATATGATACCACCGCCTGCATCGCCCATGAATCCATGCGGGAATTTGCCATCGGTAGCGGTGTGAGTCCCTTTGCCACCGGCGATGCCATCTCGGGCGGCTGGGGTGCCACCAATTTTGCCCTTTACGGTTCCTCCCACGTGGGTATTCTGGGCGGAATAATCGATACCACTGAGATTCCGGGCATCCTGCAACTGGACCTTTGCAAAACAGATTATTTCCAAAAAAATTCCTATCCTTCCTATTTATACTATAATCCGTATGACGAAAATAAAACCGTAACACTGAATACAGGCCCGGCTGTCGTAGATCTCTACGATGTTGTATCCAATCAGATTCTCAAAACCGGCATCAGCGGCAAAACGGAGATAACCATACCGGCAGACGGGGTGATTCTGGCCGTATTGATACCCGCCGGAGGAAATATCACTTACGTTGAAGAAAAGATGCTGGTGAATGGCATTGTCGCCGATTATTACAGCGGCCGGCCCGTCAGCAACCATCCGCCAAGAATTAAAGCGCTGGCAACGGACTCTGCTACTGTTCTATTCAACCAAACCGTCACCCTCTATTGCACGGCGGCAGACAGAGACCTGGACGCATTGACATATTTGTGGACAAACGGAAACGATACACTGGATGGCAATGCACCTTCCATATCCTGGACCGCTCCGTCTGCCGATACACTGGTGACTGTTTACTGCTTTGTCAGTGACGGGACGGCAGAACCGGTCCGGGACAGCCTGATGATTTCAGTCATTGAAGCATTCAATCATAATCCCGTGATTGAGGAACTGATTGCCTCTGCCCGAAAAATCAACCGAAGTGACACAACAACCATTTATTGCCGGGCCTCCGATCCTGACGCAGATCCACTGAATTTTACATGGACCACAAAATCCGGAACTCTTACTGGCAGTGATTCAGTTGTTACCTGGATTGCACCTGATTCGGCAGGATATTTTTATGTTGTATGTTCCATTGATGACGCCCGGGGAGGATATGATACAGACAGCATCGGGATTGTGGTCCGTGATTCATCCGGAGCCCAAACCGGCGAACCGGTTGCCTGGTATCCCTTCAACGGAGATGCAACGGATGACAGCGGTTTAAATAACCATGGCATCGTAAACGGTGCCGTACTCACAGCCAACCGTTTCGATAATGCCAATTGCGCCTACTCTTTTAATGGCACAAACCAGAACATCCGCGTTCCGAACAGTGCCAGTTTGAACTTTACAGAAGCTATTTCCGTCAGTTTCTGGATGAACGCCTCCGAACTCTACAGCTCCCGGGAATCTTACCCCATCTCTCACGGAAACTGGGAAAACCGTTGGAAGATATCCATCATTCCCGAGAAACGCATCCGCTGGACCATCAAAACAACAGATGGCATCAAGGATTTGGATTCACAGATCAAAGTATCCACAAATACCTGGTATCACATTGTAGGACTTTTCGACGGCCGGAATATTGAATTGTTTATCAATGGAAATCTGGATGCACATGCCACTTTTTCGGGAACTCTTTTAACCACATCTATTGATTTGATGATCGGGCAGGTTTTGCCAAATGTCACAGAGTATAACTTTAAAGGTACTTTGGATGATATTGCTATTTATGATTATGCTTTATCCCTTGAGGAAATTGCCGAACTTTATTCCGTGACCAGTGGGAATCGCAACAACGACAATGAACTGCCGGAAAGTTTTCAACTTTCCCAGAATTATCCCAATCCCTTTAATCCGGCAACAACAATTCATTATGACATTCCGAAAGCCGGTCATGTAAAACTGCAAATATTCGACATCAGCGGCCGGTTGATTGAAACTCTCGTGGATGAATATAAAACCGCCGGTTCTTATTCCCACATCTGGAACTCTTCTCATATCAGTTCCGGAATATATCTTTACCGCTTGCAGGCAGATGAACTGACTTTTGTGAAAAAATGTGTAAAACTGAAATGA
- a CDS encoding extracellular solute-binding protein, which translates to MMKRKIILIFLIVGLTACDEKSSRKRDEQAEVIHLTYWCSSNQNEINLAEELVEKWNRTHPDIQVLLQPIPASQSSEEVLLAAIAGKTTPDICSNIWPGAMDDFTNAGGLVRLDEFPDFFDVMLSRIPLELLQAFQAPDSHFYQIPWKTNPIMVMYNVRLFREAGIENPPETYSEYLDAARLITKDLDGDGHFDQWMGYRDIRPIWWQRFFDYYTFYIAASGGKTLFDKSEIVFNNDASVKVFQFFQELYAKGYYPRTTFQGDHFVAGKLATQFVGPWNVIHVEQFKKPGFEFDISPIPVPDDHEGPVYTYGDHKNIALFSTTEHPDAAWEFAKFLITRYADLRLLELCSQIPLRANLTDDPLYRDYFTHHPRMVKYAEQAPYTRGVDGASDLKEIFDGISQEYEACAVFDLKTPEQAVKDAAERAEMIIEWNRSR; encoded by the coding sequence ATGATGAAGCGTAAAATAATCCTGATTTTCCTGATTGTTGGGCTGACAGCCTGCGATGAAAAATCCTCCCGAAAAAGGGATGAACAGGCTGAAGTTATTCATCTAACCTATTGGTGTTCTTCGAATCAGAATGAGATCAATCTGGCAGAGGAACTGGTGGAAAAATGGAACCGTACCCATCCGGACATACAGGTCCTGTTACAGCCCATTCCCGCCAGTCAATCCTCCGAAGAGGTCTTGTTGGCTGCCATTGCAGGCAAAACCACACCGGACATTTGTTCAAATATCTGGCCCGGGGCCATGGATGATTTTACCAATGCCGGAGGACTGGTCCGCCTTGATGAATTTCCGGACTTCTTTGACGTAATGTTATCCCGGATACCTCTGGAACTTCTCCAGGCTTTTCAGGCTCCGGATAGTCATTTTTATCAAATCCCGTGGAAAACCAATCCTATTATGGTCATGTATAATGTCCGTCTTTTCCGGGAAGCCGGTATTGAAAATCCGCCTGAAACATACAGCGAATACCTTGACGCGGCTCGGCTGATCACAAAAGATCTGGATGGGGACGGTCATTTCGACCAATGGATGGGATACCGGGATATCCGGCCCATCTGGTGGCAGCGATTCTTTGACTATTACACATTTTACATTGCAGCTTCCGGCGGTAAAACCCTGTTTGACAAATCAGAAATCGTTTTTAACAACGATGCATCCGTGAAAGTCTTTCAGTTCTTTCAGGAATTGTATGCCAAAGGCTACTACCCCCGGACAACCTTTCAGGGAGATCATTTTGTTGCCGGAAAACTGGCCACTCAATTTGTGGGTCCCTGGAATGTCATCCACGTGGAACAGTTTAAAAAACCGGGCTTTGAATTTGACATTTCACCGATTCCCGTCCCCGATGACCATGAAGGACCGGTTTATACTTACGGTGACCATAAAAACATCGCTCTTTTCAGCACAACTGAGCACCCGGATGCTGCCTGGGAGTTTGCCAAATTCCTGATTACTCGCTACGCCGATTTAAGATTGCTGGAGTTGTGCAGCCAGATCCCACTGCGGGCAAATCTGACAGACGATCCCCTCTATCGGGATTATTTCACCCATCATCCCCGAATGGTGAAATATGCAGAACAGGCTCCCTATACACGGGGCGTGGACGGGGCATCGGATTTGAAAGAAATCTTTGACGGAATCTCCCAGGAATATGAAGCCTGTGCTGTTTTTGATCTGAAAACACCGGAGCAGGCAGTAAAAGATGCGGCAGAACGGGCAGAAATGATTATTGAATGGAACCGCTCACGATGA
- a CDS encoding carbohydrate ABC transporter permease, translating to MKKFWIYLFLIVGGLIFAYPFLWMISASFKPEMEISHVGLWSSHYTLESYKAVMHKIPIWRSLFNSLFVSSCVTLSVIFFGSIVGYALSRLRFFGRDLILGVILFTMVIPFQITLIPMYILMVKFGWVDSYAALIVPGMISTFGILLFRQFFLDIPQDLIDAARIDGCNDLMILFRIFWPLSRPVIITVGIISFMGSWNDVLWPLIVIRVRELMTMPQMVTLFAVGGQAEAQLGAELAAATLLAVPIILVYAFFQRYFIESMATTGLKN from the coding sequence ATGAAAAAATTTTGGATATACCTCTTCCTGATTGTCGGAGGATTGATTTTTGCTTATCCTTTTTTATGGATGATCTCCGCCAGCTTCAAACCGGAAATGGAAATCAGTCATGTGGGATTATGGTCTTCACACTACACGTTGGAGAGCTACAAGGCGGTCATGCATAAAATCCCCATCTGGCGATCCCTCTTTAACAGTCTTTTTGTTTCATCCTGTGTTACTCTTTCCGTCATTTTTTTCGGATCTATTGTTGGATATGCTCTCTCCCGCCTCCGTTTTTTCGGACGGGATTTGATTCTGGGAGTGATCCTTTTCACTATGGTAATTCCTTTTCAAATCACCTTGATCCCCATGTACATCCTCATGGTCAAATTCGGTTGGGTGGATAGTTACGCCGCCCTCATTGTGCCCGGGATGATCAGTACATTTGGCATCCTCCTTTTCCGGCAATTCTTCCTGGATATTCCCCAGGATCTTATCGATGCCGCACGGATAGACGGGTGTAATGATTTGATGATTCTGTTCAGGATCTTCTGGCCTCTTTCACGGCCGGTTATCATTACTGTAGGTATTATTTCTTTTATGGGAAGCTGGAACGATGTTTTATGGCCTCTGATTGTGATCCGTGTCCGGGAACTGATGACCATGCCCCAGATGGTGACCCTTTTTGCCGTAGGCGGTCAGGCAGAAGCCCAGCTCGGAGCAGAACTGGCGGCGGCAACACTTTTAGCTGTTCCCATCATTCTGGTCTATGCCTTCTTCCAGCGGTATTTCATCGAAAGCATGGCAACGACAGGATTAAAAAACTAA
- a CDS encoding PorV/PorQ family protein encodes MKSTQIKKRILRIRRMGIVLLAGASFLYGESGRLTNVGTTAAPFLEVGVGSRAIGMGGAFVAVSNDVSALYWNPAGLCRMNQGEAVFERIEWLADIAFNYMGVALPLRGFGTAGFFLNAMTVPHMKVRTVDFPDGTGEEYDATSYAVGLSYSFGITDRFSMGFTGKFISERIWHENTSTMAVDIGTLYYTGFGSLRIGAAITNFGPSLQMDGSDLIIYYDADESIDGNNDRIMGKLMTDDWPLPLNMQFGLAYDVINKQHARLTVAVDAFHPVNNTESINAGCELFLLNMLYLRAGYKAIGQKDTEEGLTLGTGLRYKMFGQSNIMVDYAYADFGRLQHVNRFTIRLNF; translated from the coding sequence ATGAAAAGCACTCAGATAAAAAAACGCATCCTGCGAATCAGGAGAATGGGAATTGTTTTACTGGCAGGAGCATCCTTCTTATATGGCGAATCGGGAAGGCTGACCAATGTGGGCACAACCGCTGCACCTTTTCTGGAAGTTGGGGTGGGGTCTCGTGCCATTGGCATGGGAGGTGCTTTTGTTGCGGTATCCAATGATGTGTCGGCCCTGTACTGGAATCCCGCCGGCCTGTGCCGCATGAATCAGGGAGAAGCCGTTTTTGAAAGAATTGAATGGCTCGCGGATATTGCTTTTAATTATATGGGCGTCGCCCTGCCCTTACGGGGTTTTGGAACCGCCGGTTTTTTTCTGAATGCCATGACGGTCCCCCACATGAAAGTGCGAACGGTGGATTTTCCCGACGGAACAGGGGAAGAATATGATGCTACAAGCTATGCCGTAGGACTTTCATATTCCTTTGGAATCACAGATCGCTTCTCCATGGGATTTACCGGAAAATTCATCTCTGAACGCATCTGGCATGAAAATACTTCCACAATGGCCGTGGATATCGGCACCTTGTATTATACAGGTTTCGGCAGCCTGCGTATCGGAGCGGCCATCACTAATTTCGGTCCATCCCTTCAAATGGACGGTAGCGACCTTATCATTTATTACGATGCCGACGAATCTATTGACGGAAATAACGACAGGATCATGGGTAAGCTCATGACCGATGACTGGCCTCTTCCGCTGAATATGCAGTTCGGACTGGCTTATGATGTGATAAACAAACAGCACGCACGCCTCACAGTTGCCGTGGATGCTTTTCATCCCGTCAACAATACGGAAAGCATCAACGCAGGATGTGAACTGTTCCTGCTGAATATGCTCTACCTGCGGGCCGGATATAAGGCCATTGGGCAAAAAGATACGGAAGAAGGCCTGACTCTGGGAACGGGACTCCGCTACAAGATGTTCGGACAATCCAATATCATGGTAGATTATGCCTATGCCGATTTCGGGCGGTTGCAACATGTCAACCGATTTACAATCCGCCTGAATTTTTAG
- a CDS encoding alcohol dehydrogenase catalytic domain-containing protein, with product MMKAVQFNGKSLNSIERALRVPQHHEVLLRVQACGVCGTDVKILKGESEASPPVILGHEFCGIAEKTGERVTSVKPGDTISVDPNIHCGHCRFCRKGKINLCENLTALGVNIDGGFATHCYVPESQCYHIPPDLPPEQAALMEPLSCALYGFQKACINPGDAVVIMGGGIIGILMLKLARLSPALMVLLVEPDENRRNYGMSLGADAAFNPHDPRLQEKIHALTQGGADCVIECVGNIQAVKTAYSLLSRGGHLILFGVTHPEQSFSLYPYELFKNDIRISGSFLNPGTFQPAIDLVQSKKITLDDIEIKTFPLTEIEHAIGNQTERKSLKTVVTMNP from the coding sequence ATGATGAAAGCTGTACAATTTAATGGAAAAAGCCTGAATTCCATTGAGCGTGCGCTTCGGGTTCCCCAACATCATGAGGTATTGCTCCGTGTTCAGGCCTGTGGGGTCTGCGGGACGGATGTCAAAATCCTGAAGGGTGAATCTGAAGCCAGTCCACCTGTGATTCTGGGACACGAGTTCTGTGGCATCGCAGAGAAAACCGGCGAACGGGTCACATCCGTCAAGCCTGGCGACACTATCAGCGTGGACCCCAATATACATTGCGGGCATTGCAGGTTTTGCCGGAAAGGAAAGATCAATCTCTGTGAAAATCTGACAGCCCTCGGTGTGAACATAGACGGTGGATTTGCCACACACTGCTATGTGCCTGAAAGCCAGTGTTATCATATCCCACCGGATTTACCTCCCGAACAGGCAGCCTTGATGGAACCCCTCTCCTGTGCCCTGTATGGTTTTCAAAAGGCTTGCATTAATCCCGGTGATGCGGTTGTCATTATGGGCGGCGGAATAATTGGTATCCTCATGTTGAAACTTGCCAGACTCTCCCCGGCACTCATGGTTCTTCTGGTGGAACCGGATGAAAACCGGAGAAATTACGGAATGTCACTGGGGGCAGACGCGGCTTTTAACCCTCATGATCCCCGTCTTCAGGAAAAAATCCACGCATTAACCCAAGGCGGAGCCGATTGTGTTATAGAATGTGTGGGAAATATCCAAGCCGTTAAAACTGCATATTCCCTCTTAAGCCGTGGCGGTCATTTAATCCTGTTTGGTGTAACACACCCTGAGCAATCTTTCTCCTTATATCCTTATGAACTCTTTAAAAATGACATCCGTATCAGTGGCTCATTTCTCAATCCGGGAACTTTTCAACCCGCCATCGATCTGGTACAATCGAAAAAGATCACATTGGATGACATTGAGATAAAAACATTCCCTCTGACAGAGATTGAACATGCCATTGGGAATCAGACCGAACGGAAAAGCCTGAAAACCGTCGTAACCATGAACCCGTAA